aaatataaaaaaaaaaaataaaataatataataaaaatattaaataatgaataaaattttatatataattttttaaaagcGTCTATACAATGTGCTAACAcattatatacatatatatatatatatatatatacatatatatatatatatgatatatttttttttttctctttcGTGTGTggttatatttattttattcatataacGTCACGATTTAAGAACAAGCACTTGGTAAGTTCTCCAAACCCGTACAACGTATTAATTCCTTATTACAATAATTAACACCACAATTATAGCATCTATCACTGCATGGGTTTCCAAATAAACAAGGGAGCCAACAATTTGATTTTCCACAACTTACTGAATCTTTAAAACATTGTGAACAGGTATCtgacatttttttattatctttgGCTAGTTCCTTTTGAACACATTCCATAGTACTATCACCTGAACCTAAGTTGTCAACAgaacattttaataatatactaaaaaatttattgCTAGGAGAAAGCTGTAAACCTTTCCTTCTACTATTACTAGGTTTGGTTGTATCAAAAATAATGTCTTTATCAGATTGTGATAGGCATCCATTTGTTACATTTGATTTTAattgaatattatattttctttttgaaGAACATACATCTAAGTTATTTAAGatattatgtattaaataatttattctTTGTAATTCTGGATCACCAATAAGATTAgcattaaatataatatgagGAATATCTATTAATACATACGATTGATTATTATCACATAAACTATTTATATGTCcatgttttattatattggATATTCTTAATAAAACTTTTTGAGGATTTAAACTATTATATCTTCCACTTAATAATTCTCTAACgcttttaaaaattatacctattttatttttatgagcattttctaatattacatttacagaatcatttaatatttcttgGTTATAACCATAGGCGGGTTTTCTAATTATTTCGGCATTACAATTAAAAGTATAAGGTGTAAATCCATACtgtttgtttattttattacttaATAAACCTATAGCTAATAAAGATAGGAATTTTActaatttttttactttCATCGTAGTTACTATGGCAAGAATAAACGGTCTTGTGCttgatatataaaaatgaatatataatatgtatgtatatatatatatatatatatatatatttatttatttatttatttaatttatgtactgtttatatatttttaatatagtctatatgaaaaaaagaaaaaaaaaaaatgatattatattattcatgaatataacattaataattaatcttatcttttcattttatataatatatatacaaaatatttatatagataaaattgaaaacaaaaacaggatattttttaaattttaaagagaatattatatatttattttctttggtctctttaaaaattataaataaatataataataagattatttataaatataaaaaatatatatacataatattaaaaataatatatatatatataatatatatatatatatatatattttaaaatacaaaaaacatattcattctatataatattatatataaaaataaataaataatatataatgttatatgcatatattattattatatttttttttttttctagaaatatatgcatttattttgatatatagatattaaattaactgaataaatataagaatattaattcattaatttttttttttttttttttttttggcatatatattttatatacatatatataatatataatttaaaggatgtatttgtatatatttattttatattcttactatatataaattcatttctttttttttttcttctttatatatattataatatatataatatgtaggtataaaaatatattacatatatatatattatatatatattatgtataatatataatatatatttatttatataatataataaatatatgtaattatattttttttttcttttttattagtaccttaataaaattaatgtAAAAATTCCTCCTATATTTGTTCTTCATATATTCAAGTTCattttacattttcatTTCAACCTTAATTCTCagattttttattttttatatttaaataaaattaggtttaatttaatttagTTGAGCTTAATTTTTTNNNNNNNNNNNNNNNNNNNNNNNNNNNNNNNNNNNNNNNNNNNNNNNNNNNNNNNNNNNNNNNNNNNNNNNNNNNNNNNNNNNNNNNNNNNNNNNNNNNNNNNNNNNNNNNNNNNNNNNNNNNNNNNNNNNNNNNNNNNNNNNNNNNNNNNNNNNNNNNNNNNNNNNNNNNNNNNNNNNNNNNNNNNNNNNNNNNNNNNNNNNNNNNNNNNNNNNNNNNNNNNNNNNNNNNNNNNNNNNNNNNNNNNNNNNNNNNNNNNNNNNNNNNNNNNNNNNNNNNNNNNNNNNNNNNNNNNNNNNNNNNNNNNNNNNNNNNNNNNNNNNNNNNNNNNNNNNNNNNNNNNNNNNNNNNNNNNNNNNNNNNNNNNNNNNNNNNNNNNNNNNNNNNNNNNNNNNNNNNNtaaaatataaaatataaaattgaaaaaaaaaaaaaataaaaaaaaaaaaaaaaaaaaaaaaaaaaaaaatggaagtaggttctaatatttttataccTATAATgaaatgttaatatatatatatatatatatatatatatatatatatttatatttatatttatatttatgtaaattttatttatttttttttttttatacgtaataaattataagaatagatttgtaaaaaattataaaaacaaacaTGTTGTTGTTTGGTAAATTGTTGTAAAAgtataataaaaggaaaaattaGTGTAAAGAACCatataacatttatatattattataaagctttttaaaaatttcaaaaattaacttttcttttccataaccattatttataaaaaaaaaaaaacaaattgAACACTACCTAAAATTCTCACCACAATATGGGACTtttcaataaatatactattttaatattatataaaaaaatttaataatatatatatatatatataggttttctttttattttttctatgGTAGTTAGTTATATTTTTCgatctattttttttgtaaaatatatatatattatatatatatatataatatcatatttatgtgTACCTGAACAATccatttatttatttatttacttacataattatactgaacaaaatatattttttttatttaaaaaaattataaacaCATAAACAAGCGCAAGGTGTAACCATGATTTCAAAGATTTTCATGGTtacaatattttaataaaataaaatattataaatatatataaaatattataaatatatataaaatattataaatatgtataaaatattataaatatatataaaatattataaatatatataaaatattataaatatatataaaatatcacaaatatataaaaataatataaatatatataaaatattacaaatatataaaaatattttaaatatatacaaatatattaatataatttatgaaaagaatattttgtaaatatacaaataaatgaatgaataatatataggtgtgtaaaagtaataaaatttCCATTGTATActattcttttattaattatcTAAAGGAACTATTTATTAATAgatattatcatattattttatatattctctTTATCTgtttagaaaaaaaaaaaaagataaaggaataaataaaaaggtttcttcttttttctatatatataaatattttattttaaaaatttgGGATTTATTTATCTGTAAGTTCTTGACTTCAAACATCTAggtataatattaatataatatatctattattattattttgttttatgttttattatttgtacaagaaattatatacctaaaattttatatcatgaatttcttaaaaaaatgtaaatctcatatacaattttgaacgagcaaaaaaaaaaaaaaaaaaaaaaaataataataaaataaaaataaacataaatataaaagtaaaagtaaataatatgaaataataatagtacataaaataattttacttttaatggagaaataaatatggtgtataatatttgagtttaaaaaaataatcctaaaatgtaaataaatataatatataaatatatatatatatatatttatttatatatttatatatgtatgtagTATATAGTTACAAATGATcatattgaaaaaaaaaatattcctgttctctcttttttttttaattaatatgatatttataacttgataaaaaaaaaataaaattataaggAAAAGGTTAACAcgaaaaaatatataattacacatttatattttatacatatcagacttgtataattttatttggGAGATATTGAAAAGGAAATATtcaatatttaaaaaaaaaaaaaaaaaaaaagataaaacaaaaaaatataaaatataaaataaaataattcaacttatacattaatatatatatatatatatatatatatatatatatatatatatatatatatatttatatatatatatttatttatatatgtgtgtatacataaacttatatatattatattatattatattacatttgTCATCATAGCATTACTTTTCAGTATACACAAAGATATACTTATTTAAGTACATgggagaaaaaaaaaaaatataagatataaaaaataagtgTGTACCCATTTTggaaaattattaatttaaaaatataaaaattactACGTGGGTAGATAGTGGAAATATCGTTACgttgttatatatatatatatatatatatatatatttatatatttatatgtatgatTAAATAAAGGTacacttatatatatttattttattttattttatttaatattttttgtttatcGGTCTGTCTTATATTTCATGACATTCatcaaaatgaaaaatggAAGACTCATAAATAAGCAAGCAGTACAACTAATATTAGGATTATATGTGTTGTTCatgtttttatttgttaatatGAAACACTGTTATGgaaagaatataaataaagatgaaTATGTTAAAGGCGcagatatatataaagcAATAGTTATAGATGCTGGATCTACAGGTACAAgaattcatatatataattatcatatagTAGATGATGAGAAAggtaatataaaaatatatattccatCTATAAATTATAGAACCACACCTGGAttggtatatatattgaacAGATATTTTTCTGGTGAAGAAGAAGATTTccataattattttaaaaatataaaaagttttatttatgataATGTTGAAGAACAAAAACGTTTTAATACAATAATATTGTTTAGAGCATCAGGAGGATTTAGATTGTTAAGTATTAATGAATCAGAGAAATATATgaactttttaaaaaattatttctttacACATTTCAAcgaatttttattaattgaTGATTTATTAGTAAATGTGTTAAGTGGAAAGGAAGAAGCAATTTTGTCCTTTGTTTCTATATATGCTCTCCTTCAGAATTTTAATCCGAGCCCTCTTATTTTTACGGACAATGATATAAATGAggacaaaaaaaatgagctgaataatgataataataatgatgatgatgataataatgatgatgataataataatgatagtgataataataataatgataataataataatgatagtgataataataataataatgataataataataataataataataatgacaataataataataataatgatagtGATAATACCATTGGGGTCCTTGAATTAGGTGGAGCAACCGCTCAAATCGTTATTAAGGTCCCCTTGTCTAAAATGAACGACGATATAGTAAACCTATTTAATTACCAacataaagaaaaaaagaaaaatagCATTATTGAAGAAAactataaaaataaaaatatcgtaaaaattaatttatttaatcaagatatatttttatattgtaaAAGTTATCTTGTTTTGGGAAGACAAAATGCTATGAAAActtatttacattatattttacataaaCATAAAGAAATAGATGAAAACAATAAATTTATAGAAATGGCATGCTTCCCAAAAAACTTCAAatttcatattaataacCTATATAAAACATCAATAGAAGAAGATTTATTAGAGTATGATGGAAacacaaaaataaatgatgatgaatATATAGGTGTGGGTATTggtaatataaatatgtgtAGACAAGAAATACAAACAATTCTTGATTATGCACAAATCGATGATTTAccatttaaaataaaaaaatttattaaattatatggaatagaaaattttcatcattttgCAGTGGTAAAAAAAAANNNNNNNNNNNNNNNNNNNNNNNNNNNNNNNNNNNNNNNNNNNNNNNNNNNNNNNNNNNNNNNNNNNNNNNNNNNNNNNNNNNNNNNNNNNNNNNNNNNNNNNNNNNNNNNNNNNNNNNNNNNNNNNNNNNNNNNNNNNNNNNNNNNNNNNNNNNNNNNNNNNNNNNNNNNNNNNNNNNNNNNNNNNNNNNNNNNNNNNNNNNNNNNNNNNNNNNNNNNNNNNNNNNNNNNNNNNNNNNNNNNNNNNNNNNNNNNNNNNNNNNNNNNNNNNNNNNNNNNNNNNNNNNNNNNNNNNNNNNNNNNNNNNNNNNNNNNNNNNNNNNNNNNNNNNNNNNNNNNNNNNNNNNNNNNNNNNNNNNNNNNNNNNNNNNNNNNNNNNNNNNNNNNNNNNNNNNNNNNNaaaaaagaaaaaaaaaaattaataatttttatgagggaaaaaaaaaaaaaaaaaaaaaaaaaaaaaaaaaaaaaaaaaaaaaaaaaaaaaaaattaatatgaAACTTTTAATTGgctatatatatatatatatattaaaagaaacatataaatatgtgatacaataaataaatagatatatatatatatatatatatgtatttatttatatgtatatatttatttatttatttttctttattttagGATATATTAAACATTGCTGAAAGTTTTAATCCCATTTCTCTTAATACACATATGTATTTGGAAAAAGCACAAGAAGTATGTCCCCTTACTATAGAAGAAATAAGAAAGGTTGTTAGACCTGAATCGAACATAGAAAAGGCTCAGACGTCATGTTTTGggtatataatataatatatatatatataatattataataagaaCCATTTCGTTCAAGacaattttcttttttcatatatattcatgTATTGCCTTGatgattttattttaataaattatgcAACATacttctttttatatttaattattttttaggctcatatttttatatgaatttatGAGATATATTCTCAAAATTGACAaatccatattattttattcaaCCAATTATGTAATtggaaagaaaaaaaaaaaaaattaaaattaaaacatatatatatatatatatatatNNNNNNNNNNNNNNNNNNNNNNNNNNNNNNNNNNNNNNNNNNNNNNNNNNNNNNNNNNNNNNNNNNNNNNNNNNNNNNNNNNNNNNNNNNNNNNNNNNNNNNNNNNNNNNNNNNNNNNNNNNNNNNNNNNNNNNNNNNNNNNNNNNNNNNNNNNNNNNNNNNNNNNNNNNNNNNNNNNNNNNNNNNNNNNNNNNNNNNNNNNNNNNNNNNNNNNNNNNNNNNNNNNNNNNNNNNNNNNNNNNNNNNNNNNNNNNNNNNNNNNNNNNNNNNNNNNNNNNNNNNNNNNNNNNNNNNNNNNNNNNNNNNNNNNNNNNNNNNNNNNNNNNNNNNNNNNNNNNNNNNNNNNNNNNNttttttttttttttttttttttttttttttttttaaaaaaaaaaaaaaaaaaaaaaaatttgaatttttttttatttttaaaaaaaaaaccaaaaaattttaaattaaaataaaaaaaaaaaaaaaaaaaaaaatataaaaaaaaaaaaaataaaaaaaaaaaaaaaaaaaaaaaaaaaaaaaaaaaaaaaaaaaaaaaaaaaaaaaaatgaaacaCCACAACGGTAAGTGGTCATATAAAGGcatacatatttaaatatatatatatatatatatatatatatagaatctttatatttaaccaaagtactatatatatagaatctttatatttaacCAAAGTACTATACAACCAAGgaatataacataaaatagcttttaaaattaagaaaaaaaaacaattattatagtaatcataaaaatataatttgttattaatttttaaatataattttttcaatataacatatgaatctaattatgaaataagaacatatgtatgtatatataaatatatatatatatatatttttaattttatttatttataattttgtttcttgtcattttaattttttttttttttttttttatttgttgGTGTACTTAAATGTTATTTTGTGTACTTGTCATTATTGAtctatacatatatatatatatatatatatatatatattatatatatgtataatttttttgttatttttcaaaagaaaaaaagacCCAAAAGGATTTTcttgtaaatataaaaaaaaaaaaaaaaaaaaattcaacATTTACTATTACAacaataatttattttgttttctttttactTCGTAAAATAATCCACATACAACGTATATattgtgtatatattatatatatatatatatattatgggaacgtaaaagaaaataaaagattatataaataaatattaattaatattcCTATTTACAACACGTGgcataaatatatcaaaaccttaaaaatattatatacatataaatatatgttctCTCATTTTTTACagtcttttttttttaattttatttttgcTAAATTGActtttcataaaaatgttGATCGTTGCATGTTTTTATAACgaatttaaaattttctaaatggttttgttattatatgtccataattatattatatatgatactactataatgaaaaatataaaatatatatatatatataatatatatataatatgtatataataatatatatataatatatatataatctttttaataatatttcaaaaagaaaatgatatctacttttaaaaatatcatatattcataaaaaaaaaaaaaaaaaaaaaaaacataattattataatatatatatttaatatatataatatatttatttattttttagataaggacaattttttttttatttataatattataaatatatataataatataacattcAAAAAATTGGTTTTCagtataatttttaatatataaaatttctacatttttattaatttgataaattaaatataaaaaaaaaaaaaaaaaaaaaaaaaaaccagAATTGTTTATGTAGATACTTTTATggtttaaaaaatattcttttattattattatatatatatatatatatatatatattatatatatatataataatattatatattacatacatatatttttttttaattttgaattcaaaacataaatttttttttatattatgtaatatatataaatattatatatataataattcagttttataatattatatttgtttgatttataataataaaaatatgagtaataaataattaattttcttttctttttctttttccttttattttttttatttttatttttttatttttttttttgaggtacaattaatattaaaaaacaagtaaatgttttttgtttttcttataataatacaaatatagAGATATTGatgtatgtattataatatatatatatataaacttataattttatatatcaattattatattatattatattatattatattatattatattatattatatcgTTAATTATTTTTGGAAGTTTCTATATGAATCTGTTTTAAAgaacatattatattttataatttatttagaattaaaaatatgtattatatattatgtgataatgaatatatggttatataataatatataaattgaAGAGATGTAGCAAGActagttttttttttttttttttttttttttttttttaaattaaaatNNNNNNNNNNNNNNNNNNNNNNNNNNNNNNNNNNNNNNNNNNNNNNNNNNNNNNNNNNNNNNNNNNNNNNNNNNNNNNNNNNNNNNNNNNNNNNNNNNNNNNNNNNNNNNNNNNNNNNNNNNNNNNNNNNNNNNNNNNNNNNNNNNNNNNNNNNNNNNNNNNNNNNNNNNNNNNNNNNNNNNNNNNNNNNNNNNNNNNNNNNNNNNNNNNNNNNNNNNNNNNNNNNNNNNNNNNNNNNNNNNNNNNNNNNNNNNNNNNNNNNNNNNNNNNNNNNNNNNNNNNNNNNNNNNNNNNNNNNNNNNNNNNNNNNNNNNNNNNNNNNNNNNNNNNNNNNNNNNNNNNNNNNNNNNNNNNNNNNNNNNNNNNNNNNNNNNNNNNNNNNNNNattttttttttttttttttttttttttttttttttttaaattaaaatatttttggTACATAAGCAAGCTTGTTTGTTTATACATGTCCTTTTTTACAATTTCGacatatttaattaaataaaataaataaataaatatataaatatatatatatatatatatatatatatatatgttaattcattttacatattttataaaagcACCTTTGTTTCGCCCCtatacctttttttttattttttatttttatttcattgaaaaaaaaaaaaaaaaaaaaaaaaactcGTTTTTTCTAAAATAATGTCAAAAATTTGATATGTAAAATTTCAAGAAGAATATGGAATACAAACTttttaagaataaaaaaatattaaatgaaaaggTAAATGAGATAACACAGAAAAATAGACAAAGAAACACATTCGATCATATTAATTGCATAGAAATTGATGATGACGAcgatgatgataatgataataatgaggAACCTAAagaaatgaatataaataaaactaacaataataataacgaTGTGTTAATAAAATCATGCAATGATCTTAGAAGGAATACAACATTTTATAGACATAATGtaataaatgaagaacaaaaaaattttgaatatttattatcaagaaaaaaaaaaaatgtagatTCTATAGATAatgtaaatttttatgattttatgaaaaatgatttttttaatatatttaataataatataataagtgaacataaaaaaacaaaccATATTGtcaataaaataaataataatgtggATACTTCAAAAAATGTGGTTTATAACATTAATTATGATGAACATAAAGGAGAAGTAGTTAATTTATCGTTTGATAAAAAAGGGAAAGAGACATATCCCCAAGTGGATATTGAATTgtataacaaaaaaatgaatccacgttatcaaaatataaatgaacaaaatacATGTCAAACGAGTGATGATAATACGTATCATAATGTATATTCTGATAATTGTGCCTTAAATTCTAGTTATAcaaattttttaagaaataaatccttaaaatataaaaaatgttataaacaaaatagACCAGATGAAAGTAGGGGAGGGGAATTTGACTACAACCTTGACGAATCGGTGTATTATGATGATTGTAACAACAAACTATATAAAAGgtcttttttaaaaaataataaaaatagaattGAAAAAGGAAGAGAAGAACATAAAcaagatatatataataatatatcagATATTTGTAAGagttatattaaaaattttgattATCTGAATAAAAGGATTTTCCATAACAAATCTAAAATATGGAAATTATCCAATAAAAAGGTAGCTATACATGCAGATCCAAAGAAAAGAATAGAACGAAACAAACAAGAAATAGAAGAACATCGAAGAGAACAAGATGGTGAAAATGATCAAGAAGAAgataattatgatgattatgatgatgataattatcatatatatgataattatgatgaCTATCTTGAAAATGATGATTATGataatcataattatttttatcacaAAAATCATGATGTAAATAAGATAGGaaaaattcaaaataaaaattcttCTACTGATTTCATAAATTATACATCTATTAATAACAGAAATGTGGAATGTCCTAATAAAAATGCtgataatttaaaaaatatggattcctttttattatatatgaaagaaagaaaaataaaaaaaaaaaaaaatataaatgataatatggAAAATCAGTTAAGTGATACTTTAaattattcaaataattataacaaaGATGTGTATGATTCatattatgatgatatgaatttttgttatgataaagattataatatgatattaaaaaaaggtCTAAATTCTAATAGAACAAAAAGTTTGGATACGTATcctaataataatatttcacataattatgttaataatatatcttctgaaattataaaatattgcaaagacaataatattacattaaagagtgatataaaaaatataataaatcattttaataaaaaatatgcGAATAGTAGTCTTGCCAATAGTAATATTAGCATGTACGAAAATATGTATCCTCAAAGAAGTGTAGATCATATATACGATAGTTCAACAAATGATCCAACAGATGATATGAATGgtaacaacaacaacaacaataataataataataatagtagtagttgttgtaataataatataactCATATCACAAATGACTGGGATAATACCCAAactaataaaaataaacaatatgtaaatagtattgtaaatatatttcaaaaaagaaaaaatgtaaacgaaaaaaaagaaaacataaatgaacaaaattGTATTTCATTCAATTCAAATTATAAGGAAAATACAAatttaagaaataataaacttaacaataatgatgatTTATGTACAAATTCTTATGTTAATAACATAAATCgaaataaacaaattactaataatgaaaacaaaaaagataatatgTTGATGCTTAATGGAACATATCATGGGGATTCATTAAATGAATCAATTAATATGGAacataatttaaaaaataataattcaatGTCTGATGGAAACTTTGGactaaataataatgataaggacaaaaaacaaaatagTTATGATATATCAGAAGTTTCCATAAATTGCTATTACGATGATGTGATAAAATGTTATATGGATTATACCATGTATGGTATGGAAGATGAaacaaatttttatttatgtgaATTTTgtgaacaaaatatttttgatatgaataatatgataaaaaaagataaagcAAAAGAATGTATGTACATGTGCAATATATCTTGTGGTAGAACATTTCATAAAGCATGTGTATGTTACATAAAAAAcaatgataattatatatgttttttttgtttatacgatattaatttttgtaCATTATGTAAAGAAGTTCTAACAAATGATTCTTTATTACCATGTTATTATCCATTGTGTAGTGTGTCTATGCACACAAAGTGTGTTGagaaattattattgtttaaTTCAGACTGTTTAAAACAATATGAAAGCATAATATTACCACgagatataaatatggaACAAGAGAAAAAAACACAGAAATCGGCTTCGGATGGTATCATCGACCAACCActtaatataaaaaaaaaaattaaaagacGACATAGTTATAGAAAAAGGAGAAGAAGAGGTCCAAGAAAAAGTCAAATAACAACATcgaataaaaaaattaataaaagtGAGTTAGCTGGTGGTAGTATTATAAATGGTGTTCATATGGAACGGGAAAATGATCAAGATGGTAAAAAgggtaataataatgatgataataatgatgataataataataataatgatgaaaaatttaaaaatcatttattaaaagagGATCTGCTTCGAGACGAACCTCACCATAATAATTACGATAAAATCTTAGAATGTAATACcgaaataaaaatggaaaataaTGTTAACATA
The genomic region above belongs to Plasmodium reichenowi strain SY57 chromosome 13, whole genome shotgun sequence and contains:
- a CDS encoding hypothetical protein (conserved Plasmodium protein, unknown function), translating into MKVKKLVKFLSLLAIGLLSNKINKQYGFTPYTFNCNAEIIRKPAYGYNQEILNDSVNVILENAHKNKIGIIFKSVRELLSGRYNSLNPQKVLLRISNIIKHGHINSLCDNNQSYVLIDIPHIIFNANLIGDPELQRINYLIHNILNNLDVCSSKRKYNIQLKSNVTNGCLSQSDKDIIFDTTKPSNSRRKGLQLSPSNKFFSILLKCSVDNLGSGDSTMECVQKELAKDNKKMSDTCSQCFKDSVSCGKSNCWLPCLFGNPCSDRCYNCGVNYCNKELIRCTGLENLPSACS
- a CDS encoding adenosine-diphosphatase, putative produces the protein MKNGRLINKQAVQLILGLYVLFMFLFVNMKHCYGKNINKDEYVKGADIYKAIVIDAGSTGTRIHIYNYHIVDDEKGNIKIYIPSINYRTTPGLVYILNRYFSGEEEDFHNYFKNIKSFIYDNVEEQKRFNTIILFRASGGFRLLSINESEKYMNFLKNYFFTHFNEFLLIDDLLVNVLSGKEEAILSFVSIYALLQNFNPSPLIFTDNDINEDKKNELNNDNNNDDDDNNDDDNNNDSDNNNNDNNNNDSDNNNNNDNNNNNNNNDNNNNNNDSDNTIGVLELGGATAQIVIKVPLSKMNDDIVNLFNYQHKEKKKNSIIEENYKNKNIVKINLFNQDIFLYCKSYLVLGRQNAMKTYLHYILHKHKEIDENNKFIEMACFPKNFKFHINNLYKTSIEEDLLEYDGNTKINDDEYIGVGIGNINMCRQEIQTILDYAQIDDLPFKIKKFIKLYGIENFHHFAVDILNIAESFNPISLNTHMYLEKAQEVCPLTIEEIRKVVRPESNIEKAQTSCFGLIFLYEFMRYILKIDKSILFYSTNY